TAACAGACATCTATGAAATGTGTGCTGTAACCATGGTTGAGCCTTCCTGCTATGATGAAGCAGCAAGAGAGAGCTACTGGAAAGAAGCTATGGAAGTTGAACTGAGAATGATCCATAAGAATGATACTTGGGAGCTGGTTGATAGGCCAGCAAACAGAAAAGTTATTGGTGTCAAATTGGTGTTCAGGACTAAGAGCAATGCAGATGGGTCACTGAACAAGCACAAGGCTAGGCTAGTTTTGAATTTCTACAGTCAGCAGTAAGGGGTTGATTTCTTTGAAACCTTTGCACCTGTTGCAAGGTTAGATACCATAAGGCTATTATTTGCCTTGTCTACTCAGAAGCAATAAAAGTCCATCAATTGGATGTCAAGTCAGGATTTCTGAATTTCTTAAGGAAGAAATCTTCATAGAACAACATGATGGATTTAAGGTTGCTGGTGAAGAATACAAAGTCTACAAGCTCAAGAAGGCTTTGTATGGTCTAAAACAGGCTCCAAGGGCCTGGTATGACAGGATTGATGCATACTTATCAAGGCTGGGATTTGAGAAGACCATCAGTGAGCCTACACTCTATGTGAAGAAGGCTGAGAAAGAAACCTTGTTGATAGTCTCAATTTATGTGGATGACTTATTAGTTACTGGCTGCAGAAATGAGTTGATTGAGGATTTTAAGAAGCAGATGTAAGATGTGTTCGAGATGACTGATCTTTGTTTGATGACCTACTTCCTTGGTATGGAAGTGAATCAGAATGAGCATGGCATTTTCATAAGCCAGTAAGCATTTGCACTGAAAGTTCTAAGAAAATTTAGCATGTCAAAGTGCAAGCCCACTAGCACTCCTGTTGCAGTAGGAGAGAAACTGTCAAGCACCAGTGAGCATGATCGAGTAGATGAAAAGGGGTACAGGAGTTTGGTTGGTTGCCTACTCTATTTAACAGCAACAAGGCCAGATATTATACATGTTGTTAGCCTTCTCTCGAGGTTCATGCATTGCTGCAACACAGCTCATTTCAACGCTGCTAAAAGAGTCTTAAGGTATGTCAAAGGAACTTTAGACTATGGTGTGATGTTTGAGAAAGCTGAAGAATTGAAGCTGGTTGGTTATTCAAACAGTGATTGGGTTGGCTCAGTTTATGATATGAAGAGCACATCAGGATATTTCTTCACTCTAGGTTCAGGAGTTTTCAGCTGGAGTTCAAAGAAACAACAGACAGTAGCTCAATCCACTACAGAGGCTGAGTATATTGCAGCTGCTACTGCTGTTAATCAAGTAATTTGGCTTATAAAGCTGTTGGATAATTTGAATGCTAGTCAAGCAGAAGCAACAATGATTAAGGTAGACAATCAGTCAGCTGTTGCAATAGCCAAGAACCCTGTGTTCCATGGGAAAACGAAGCATTTCAAGATTAGATATCACTTTGTGAGGGAAACAGAATTAACTAAGGAAATTAGCTTGGTTCATTGTTGTTCGAGGGATCAGCTTGCTAATATTTTGACCAAGCCATTAGTTGCTACAAGGTTCAACTGTTTAAGGAAGGAAATTGGAGTTTGCTGTTTTGTAGCCAATGAGGAGTGTTAAAAGGTGGCAACAAACAACATATGTACGTTATCCGGATGAAATATGTTAAAAAGTGGCAACAAACAGCACATGTAAGTTACCCGGATGAAATACAACAACATGCAAAAGTACCATATGTTATCCGGATGAAGTATTTTTTTGTGTGACAGGCGACCTGTATCTAATCTAACAACTTTTTTGCCTGGATAAAGTTAGTCAACCTAAGCAGCTTTAGACAGTCAGCAGGTTACTATTGAGCTGTTTTTGTGCAAGTTACTTTTCAGAAAATTTATTGCTCTTTCAATGTAATAGTTTAATATAtgtacattttatctttaaacatTTTGATGAATGAGAAAAGTCAACTCAAGTTTCTCCTTCAACATCTGAGTTTTGTTTCTGTTTTCATTTTTCAACACaaattttagttcttttatttttgttttgtgatcAAAAACCCAACAcctggaaaacaaaaaaaaaattgcatgTTTGTTTATGTTCAACAGTGAAAAAACTATGAACTTGGAAGGCCTAAAATTAAAGGTGATAAACTTCACCGTGTCAAACGTGACCAAAACAATTCAACTGTGTTTGGCTGCTCTCCTGATGATATAGTAGAAAGAAAGCGGAAGAGAAAACACAAGATAGGCATAGGCAACTGAATTGGCAATCACAAAAAACCTGTTAAAAAAAGCATAGGCATGTCAAGAAAGCTcaatatttttaccaaaaaaCGTGTTTACGACATAAAAACAACTCACGTGAACATGGGAAGATCACTATATTTGGCATTCAAAAGGATGGAATTGAGGGAGTAATGGAACAGTTTCTTCAGTAGTACCCATGGCCATAGCACTCCCTAGTGTTCCTCCAGTAGCAAGGAATCTGAGTATGAATTCTAGTGTAGCAACCCCATTGATGTTGGAGTTTACTGGGGTTGCCTCGTTGGATGTTTCACCAGATTCACCTGCTATTCCCTTCATGCTATTCAACTTTCCAAGGTTTCTATTAATTAATGGGTGAAACTAGGTTAAGCAGAGTGGAAGATATTAACATTTATACTACTTTGTATGCCTAAGCAAATCTGGATTTTTCTGACTGTACAAGTAAAAAGCAAATCAAATTGGAAGTTAGGTTAATTTGCTGAGCTTGAGATACTTGGCATTTGCTTCCGTAACATG
This window of the Gossypium arboreum isolate Shixiya-1 chromosome 12, ASM2569848v2, whole genome shotgun sequence genome carries:
- the LOC108477826 gene encoding LOW QUALITY PROTEIN: casparian strip membrane protein 2 (The sequence of the model RefSeq protein was modified relative to this genomic sequence to represent the inferred CDS: deleted 1 base in 1 codon; substituted 1 base at 1 genomic stop codon), which translates into the protein MKGIAGESGETSNEATPVNSNINGVATLEFILRFLATGGTLGSAMAMGTTEETVPLLPQFHPFEAKYSDLPMFTFFVIANSVAYAYLVFSLPLSFYYIIRRAAKHSXIVLVTFDTAMLGLVTAGASAATSIVYLAYKGNANTNWLSICKQLDSFCECTSGSLVSSFASAFLLMLIIISSAIAISLS